Proteins encoded by one window of Brevibacterium atlanticum:
- a CDS encoding MarR family winged helix-turn-helix transcriptional regulator produces the protein MTASPREPLIDLIESALHITRGLETRKFDDSRIVELTPVERLVIQYLERTPGASLHDVADGVNLQVSNASAAIKRLVDVGLVERERDPEDGRRMILTLTRKAAENLSRVHEEWRGVIDGADLNEADVETAVRVLRTIDSWIAANRRGRP, from the coding sequence ATGACCGCCTCACCTCGCGAACCGCTCATCGACCTCATCGAGTCCGCGCTGCACATCACCAGGGGCCTGGAGACGCGGAAGTTCGACGACTCCCGCATCGTCGAACTCACTCCCGTCGAACGCCTCGTCATCCAGTACCTCGAGCGGACTCCGGGTGCCTCACTCCACGACGTGGCGGACGGGGTGAACCTTCAGGTGAGCAACGCCAGTGCTGCGATCAAACGCCTCGTCGACGTCGGACTCGTCGAACGCGAACGCGACCCCGAGGACGGGCGCCGCATGATCCTCACGCTCACCCGCAAGGCCGCCGAGAACCTCAGTCGTGTCCACGAGGAGTGGCGTGGAGTGATCGACGGCGCCGACCTCAACGAGGCAGACGTGGAGACCGCCGTCCGCGTGCTCCGAACCATCGACAGTTGGATCGCCGCGAACCGACGCGGGAGGCCGTGA
- a CDS encoding LysR family transcriptional regulator: protein MELQQIRAFVAVAEELHFGRAAERLGMAQPPLSRTIRTLETELGASLFQRTTRTVSLSPAGKALLEPAKHMLATQQVAVESVRRSSSGEVGRVRLGYSQPSSRHLAAALVTASHDRNPGIAFQLESSVYSEEGLERIMDGSLDLALVRWRQRPPHIAGRPVAVEHPCAAMPTTHRLAARKKIRVEELADEPFVLFPARPSSNLRETAMRLCLDAGFSPRIVQEAPDSQSISALVSAGMGITITVDSVAAGDDPRITVVPLDVPDESIHVHLAYRSDHQDAALDTVLEVAEAVLPTVR, encoded by the coding sequence ATGGAGCTGCAGCAGATCCGAGCCTTCGTCGCCGTCGCCGAGGAGCTCCACTTCGGTCGCGCCGCCGAACGCCTCGGCATGGCGCAGCCCCCGCTGAGTCGCACGATCCGCACCCTGGAGACCGAACTCGGCGCCTCGTTGTTCCAGCGCACGACACGCACGGTCAGCCTCTCCCCTGCCGGCAAAGCACTGCTCGAACCGGCCAAGCACATGCTCGCAACCCAGCAGGTCGCGGTCGAGTCGGTCCGCCGCTCTTCCAGCGGAGAGGTCGGACGCGTCCGCCTCGGCTACTCCCAACCGTCTTCGCGACACCTCGCCGCCGCCCTCGTCACCGCTTCGCACGACCGCAACCCGGGGATCGCCTTCCAACTCGAGTCGAGCGTCTATTCCGAAGAAGGGCTCGAGCGGATCATGGACGGCAGCCTCGACCTCGCGCTGGTCCGCTGGCGCCAGCGCCCGCCGCACATCGCCGGTCGCCCAGTCGCGGTCGAGCACCCCTGTGCGGCGATGCCGACCACGCACCGTCTCGCCGCTCGCAAGAAGATCCGTGTGGAGGAGCTGGCCGATGAGCCGTTCGTCCTCTTCCCCGCTCGACCGAGCTCAAATCTGCGCGAGACGGCGATGCGCCTGTGCCTCGACGCCGGCTTCAGCCCGCGGATCGTCCAGGAGGCTCCCGACTCCCAGTCGATCTCCGCCCTCGTCTCCGCCGGCATGGGGATCACGATCACTGTCGATTCCGTGGCCGCCGGCGATGATCCGCGGATCACCGTTGTGCCGCTCGATGTGCCGGACGAGAGCATCCACGTCCATCTCGCCTACCGCAGCGACCATCAGGATGCTGCGCTCGACACCGTGCTCGAAGTCGCCGAGGCGGTCCTGCCGACCGTGCGCTGA
- the hutU gene encoding urocanate hydratase, protein MSTKPTFTQHDPSRVIRADRGTEITAKSWQTEAPKRMLMNNLDPEVAERPEDLVVYGGTGRAARSWEAYDAIVRTLDDLEDDETLLIQSGKPVGVMRTHEWAPRVLIANSNLVGDWANWEHFRELEAEGLMMYGQMTAGSWIYIATQGILQGTYETFGAIARKRFDGTLAGTLTITAGCGGMGGAQPLSVTLNGGACLIIDVDKTRLDRRKSKRYLDEVETDLDTALAKVIEAKKNKQALSVGLVGNAAEILPLILDRPEAAEVDIVTDQTSAHDPLSYLPVGVSVDDWHDEAEQDAEKFTIRAEESMAKHVRAMVEFQDRGAEVFDYGNSIRDEARKAGYDRAFEFPGFVPAYIRPLFCEGLGPFRWVALSGDPKDIEVTDQALKELFPENEHLHTWLDAAHEYVEFEGLPARICWLGYKERHRAGLLFNQLVAEGKVSAPIVIGRDHLDSGSVASPYRETESMCDGTDAVADWPLLNALVNTSSGATWVSIHHGGGVGIGRSIHAGQVSVADGTELAAKKLARLLTNDPGMGVIRHVDAGYDRAAEVAAERGQRVPMVPELDKRDEESAAQ, encoded by the coding sequence ATGTCCACGAAGCCCACCTTTACCCAGCACGACCCGAGCAGGGTCATCCGCGCCGACCGCGGAACCGAGATCACCGCGAAGTCCTGGCAGACCGAAGCACCCAAGCGGATGCTCATGAATAACCTCGACCCCGAGGTCGCCGAACGTCCCGAGGACCTCGTCGTCTACGGCGGCACCGGCCGCGCGGCCCGCTCCTGGGAAGCCTATGACGCGATCGTGCGCACCCTCGACGACCTCGAGGACGATGAGACCCTCCTCATCCAGTCCGGCAAACCCGTCGGCGTCATGCGCACCCACGAATGGGCCCCGCGCGTGCTCATTGCGAACTCCAACCTCGTCGGCGACTGGGCCAACTGGGAGCACTTCCGCGAACTCGAGGCCGAGGGCCTGATGATGTACGGCCAGATGACCGCCGGCTCCTGGATCTACATCGCCACCCAGGGCATCCTCCAGGGCACCTACGAGACCTTCGGTGCGATCGCCCGCAAGCGCTTCGACGGCACCCTGGCCGGCACCTTGACCATCACCGCCGGCTGCGGCGGCATGGGTGGGGCCCAGCCCCTGTCCGTGACCCTCAACGGCGGTGCCTGTCTCATCATCGACGTCGACAAGACCCGCCTCGATCGCCGCAAGTCCAAGCGCTACCTCGATGAGGTGGAGACCGATCTCGACACCGCCCTGGCGAAGGTCATCGAGGCCAAGAAGAACAAGCAGGCGCTGTCCGTCGGACTCGTCGGCAATGCCGCCGAGATCCTCCCCCTCATCCTCGACCGCCCTGAGGCGGCCGAGGTCGATATCGTCACCGACCAGACCTCGGCGCACGACCCGCTGTCCTACCTGCCCGTCGGCGTGAGCGTCGACGACTGGCACGACGAGGCCGAGCAGGATGCGGAAAAGTTCACCATCCGCGCCGAAGAGTCGATGGCCAAGCATGTGCGAGCCATGGTCGAGTTCCAGGACCGCGGCGCCGAAGTCTTCGACTACGGCAACTCGATCCGCGACGAAGCCCGCAAGGCCGGCTACGACCGTGCCTTCGAATTCCCCGGCTTCGTCCCCGCCTACATCCGACCCCTCTTCTGCGAAGGCCTCGGACCCTTCCGCTGGGTCGCCCTGTCCGGTGACCCGAAGGACATCGAAGTCACCGATCAGGCACTGAAGGAGCTCTTCCCCGAGAACGAGCACCTCCACACCTGGCTTGATGCCGCCCATGAGTACGTCGAGTTCGAAGGCCTGCCGGCCCGCATCTGCTGGCTCGGCTACAAGGAACGCCACCGGGCGGGCCTGCTGTTCAACCAGCTCGTCGCCGAAGGCAAGGTCTCGGCCCCGATCGTCATCGGCCGTGACCACCTCGACTCCGGTTCGGTCGCCAGCCCCTACCGCGAGACCGAATCCATGTGTGATGGCACAGACGCCGTGGCAGACTGGCCGCTGCTCAACGCCCTGGTCAACACCTCCTCGGGTGCCACCTGGGTGTCCATCCACCACGGTGGTGGCGTCGGCATCGGCCGATCCATCCACGCCGGACAGGTCTCCGTGGCCGACGGCACCGAACTGGCCGCGAAGAAGCTCGCCCGCCTGCTCACCAACGACCCGGGCATGGGAGTCATCCGTCACGTCGACGCCGGTTACGACCGCGCCGCCGAGGTAGCCGCCGAACGCGGTCAGCGCGTGCCGATGGTCCCCGAGCTCGACAAGCGCGACGAGGAGTCCGCCGCGCAGTAA